One segment of Schistocerca nitens isolate TAMUIC-IGC-003100 chromosome 3, iqSchNite1.1, whole genome shotgun sequence DNA contains the following:
- the LOC126248138 gene encoding gastrula zinc finger protein XlCGF52.1-like, translating into MEESETLVVDVDPRIINFSEDISSCSIGDGAKNIFPCKRCDRSFPLEQLLIIHESNHDRERNFRCDICNSSFYCKSDLSKHHAVHIKDKPFSCIICKKCFSRKNLLRRHENIHKEEKKFSCKKCTKQFFLKEQLKLHQKVHRISKKFSCKICRKALSSKRSLVRHEAQHAGKAQFACDYCKKTLSSSAELARHLVSHAGSKPYPCKICGKSFSLSHHLTRHFRSHARDEIFTCNECQKTYARKESLEIHLRGHTGERPYVCRLCQKGYYSSTQLSRHMKIHAGVKKFTCDHCGSSFIRKDQMKKHIKSHVLNFL; encoded by the coding sequence ATGGAAGAATCTGAAACCTTAGTGGTTGATGTGGACCCTCGTATAATTAATTTTTCAGAAGATATATCATCCTGCAGTATTGGTGATGGGGCtaaaaatatttttccatgtaAGCGATGTGACAGATCATTTCCTCTAGAGCAGTTACTCATTATTCATGAAAGCAATCATGACAGAGAAAGGAATTTCCGTTGTGATATTTGTAACAGCAGTTTTTACTGTAAAAGTGACTTAAGTAAACATCATGCTGTACACATTAAAGACAAGCCATTTTCATGCATTATATGCAAAAAGTGTTTTTCTCGGAAAAATCTGCTTAGGagacatgaaaatattcataagGAAGAGAAAAAATTTTCTTGCAAGAAATGTACCAAACAATTTTtcttgaaagagcaactcaaattgCATCAAAAGGTGCACAGGATATCTAAAAAATTTTCCTGTAAGATTTGTAGAAAAGCATTATCATCAAAGCGTTCTCTAGTGCGGCATGAGGCTCAGCATGCAGGAAAGGCTCAATTTGCATGTGATTACTGTAAAAAAACTCTCTCTTCGAGTGCAGAACTTGCGAGGCATCTTGTCTCCCATGCAGGAAGCAAACCGTACCCATGCAAAATTTGTGGAAAATCATTTTCACTGAGTCACCACCTAACGAGGCACTTTCGAAGTCATGCAAGGGATGAAATTTTCACTTGCAATGAATGTCAAAAGACTTATGCACGCAAGGAGTCTTTAGAAATCCATTTGCGAGGCCATACTGGTGAACGACCTTACGTTTGCCGCCTTTGCCAGAAAGGATATTATTCCAGCACACAACTTAGTCGCCATATGAAGAtacatgctggtgtaaaaaaattTACATGTGACCACTGTGGAAGTTCGTTCATTAGAAAGGACCAGATGAAAAAACACATAAAGTCACATGTACTGAATTTCCTGTAA